The Persephonella hydrogeniphila genome has a window encoding:
- a CDS encoding NAD(P)H-dependent flavin oxidoreductase, whose protein sequence is MPLPPLRIGRYEIKYPIIQGGMGVGVSWENLAGNVSKEGGLGVVSSVGTGYRHPNYVKLKDGRPIGSKYIHSKEALQRIIRDAKEIAGGENAVIGVNILYAITDFGRVVRDSVEAGANIIIVGAGLPLTLPKYAPEEHLALVPIVSSARALRVICKHWKKKYNRLPDAVVVEGPKSGGHQGIPYEDCFKPEFQLENLVPEVIKERDKWGDFPVIAAGGIWDKKDIEFYLNLGAAGVQMGTRFVGTYECDASDEFKKVIINAKKEDIILLKSPVGYPARGIVTQLIKDIEEGKAPEVKCVSNCVVPCNHGEEAKKVGFCIADRLGDAYLGRRETGLFFSGSNGYRIKRLVHVKDLMRELVEGIPSGQDLPQE, encoded by the coding sequence ATGCCATTACCACCACTTAGAATAGGAAGATATGAGATAAAGTACCCGATAATACAGGGGGGAATGGGTGTTGGAGTATCATGGGAAAATCTTGCCGGAAATGTAAGCAAAGAAGGTGGATTAGGAGTCGTATCTTCTGTAGGAACCGGTTATCGCCATCCAAACTACGTTAAGCTAAAAGATGGAAGGCCTATAGGAAGCAAGTATATACACAGCAAGGAAGCTCTCCAGAGAATAATAAGGGATGCTAAGGAGATAGCAGGGGGAGAGAATGCGGTTATTGGTGTGAATATCCTTTATGCGATAACAGATTTTGGAAGGGTTGTAAGAGATTCTGTTGAGGCAGGTGCCAACATCATTATTGTAGGAGCTGGACTTCCCCTCACTCTTCCAAAGTATGCTCCTGAGGAACATCTTGCTCTGGTACCTATTGTGTCATCAGCCAGAGCTTTAAGGGTTATATGTAAACACTGGAAGAAAAAATACAACAGACTCCCTGATGCTGTTGTTGTTGAAGGTCCAAAATCAGGAGGTCATCAGGGGATACCCTACGAGGACTGTTTCAAGCCAGAGTTTCAACTGGAAAATCTTGTACCGGAAGTTATAAAAGAGAGGGACAAATGGGGAGATTTTCCTGTAATAGCTGCCGGAGGTATATGGGACAAGAAGGATATAGAGTTCTACCTGAATCTTGGAGCTGCAGGTGTTCAGATGGGAACAAGATTTGTAGGAACTTATGAATGTGATGCATCAGATGAGTTTAAAAAAGTTATTATAAATGCAAAAAAAGAAGATATTATACTTCTGAAATCCCCTGTCGGTTACCCTGCAAGGGGAATAGTAACACAACTGATTAAAGATATAGAAGAAGGTAAAGCTCCAGAGGTTAAATGCGTCTCAAACTGTGTTGTTCCCTGTAACCATGGTGAAGAGGCAAAAAAAGTAGGGTTCTGCATAGCTGACAGACTGGGAGATGCTTATTTAGGCAGAAGAGAAACAGGATTGTTTTTCAGTGGTTCTAACGGTTACAGGATAAAAAGGCTTGTTCACGTCAAGGATCTTATGAGGGAGCTTGTGGAAGGTATCCCTTCTGGACAGGATTTACCTCAAGAGTAG